A part of Penaeus chinensis breed Huanghai No. 1 chromosome 6, ASM1920278v2, whole genome shotgun sequence genomic DNA contains:
- the LOC125026516 gene encoding eukaryotic translation initiation factor 3 subunit E-like, translating into MADYDLTSKLGPFLDRHLVFPLMEFLSVKRIYDETDLQRAKLELLSNTNMVDFAMDIHGSLYPGQPVPAELPERRSRVVSELKRLQTETEPIFKIFSDNEVQKQLQTSRDHRALMQFLIENHDFRPEMLDTLYTFAKFQYECGNYSGAADYLYLHRGLVPVSDKNFLNGLWGKLASEILTQNWENALEDLNRLKEFIESNLTTSPLQALQQRTWLIHWSLFVFFNHSKGRELIIEMFLYQQPYLNALQTMCPHVLRYLATAVVINKNSRRAAMKDLVRVIQQESYTYKDPITEFLAHLYVDFDFDAAQEKLQQCAAVLENDFFLVACQTDFIENARLMIFELFCRIHQCISINMLAEKLNMSPKDAERWIVNLIRQAKLDAKIDSQQGHVVMGTQAVSPYQQLIEKTKTLSFRTQMLAINVEKKATARYSEGPSWAMAS; encoded by the exons ATGGCGGACTACGATCTAACATCGAAGTTGGGGCCCTTTTTGGACCGCCATCTGGTCTTTCCTCTTATGGAATTCCTGTCCGTGAAAAGG ATCTATGATGAGACGGATCTTCAACGTGCAAAGTTGGAACTCCTCTCCAACACAAACATGGTGGATTTTGCTATGGATATCCACGGTTCTCTTTACCCAGGCCAGCCTGTTCCAGCTGAGTTGCCAGAGCGGAGATCTCGTGTTGTGTCCGAGCTGAAACGACTGCAG acagagactgagccTATCTTCAAGATCTTCAGTGACAATGAAGTCCAGAAGCAGCTGCAAACTTCTCGTGATCACCGAGCTCTCATGCAGTTTTTGATTGAGAACCATGAT TTCCGGCCAGAGATGTTGGATACTCTGTATACCTTTGCAAAGTTCCAGTATGAGTGTGGTAATTATTCTGGTGCTGCTGATTACCTTTATCTTCATCGAGGATTAGTACCAGTTAGTGATAAG aATTTCCTGAATGGCCTGTGGGGAAAACTGGCTTCAGAAATCCTAACGCAGAACTGGGAAAATGCCCTGGAGGATCTTAATCGCCTGAAGGAATTTATTGAGAGCAACTTGACTACATCTCCCCTTCAAGCCCTCCAACAACGCACATGGCTCATTCACTGGTCCCTCTTTGTATTCTTCAATCATTCTAAAG GTCGTGAACTTATAATTGAAATGTTCCTGTACCAGCAACCATATTTGAATGCATTACAAACTATGTGTCCTCATGTGTTGCGTTACCTTgccactgctgttgttattaacaaGAACAGTAGGAGAGCAGCCATGAAG GATTTAGTGAGGGTTATTCAGCAGGAAAGCTACACATACAAGGACCCCATCACAGAGTTCTTAGCTCATTTGTATGTAGACTTTGACTTTGATGCCGCACAAGAGAAATTGCAGCAGTGTGCTGCTGTATTAGAGAATGACTTCTTCTTGGTGGCCTGCCAGACTGACTTCATTGAGAATGCAAGGCTCATGATCTTCGAACTTTTCTGCAGAATCCATCAATGCATCAGTATTAA CATGTTAGCAGAGAAGTTGAATATGTCCCCCAAGGATGCTGAGCGCTGGATTGTCAATCTGATCCGTCAGGCCAAGCTGGATGCCAAGATAGATTCCCAGCAAGGCCACGTTGTGATGGGAACACAGGCTGTCTCCCCTTACCAACAATTGATTGAAAAGACAAAGACCTTAAGTTTCCGTACTCAGATGTTGGCAATCAACGTTGAAAAGAAGGCTACTGCCAGATACAGTGAG GGACCGAGCTGGGCTATGGCAAGCTAA